In a genomic window of Corvus hawaiiensis isolate bCorHaw1 chromosome Z, bCorHaw1.pri.cur, whole genome shotgun sequence:
- the SREK1IP1 gene encoding protein SREK1IP1: MSGTVRECAGKSLPAGRSLAACAGRSGESCGMALPGGNKDNIRAGCKKCGYPGHLTFECRNFLRVDPQRDIVLDVSSTSSEDSEEEELQRLQAMREKKNLNEEEEKKKQKRKGKEKTKLKRLRKRSSSSSSAEEDEPKSKKQKSHKKEKEKGKKHKSKKGRHHKKEKKKRRKEKSSSSNSSDSSSSD, from the exons ATGAGTGGTACGGTCCGGGAGTGCGCCGGGAAAAGCCTTCCGGCGGGGAGAAGCCTTGCTGCGTGTGCGGGCCGGTCCGGAGAGAGCTGCGGGATGGCACTGCCGG gtgGAAATAAGGATAACATCAGAGCTGGATGCAAGAAGTGTGGCTACC cTGGTCATCTGACATTTGAATGTCGAAACTTCCTCCGAGTAGATCCTCAAAGAGATATTGTTTTAGATGTTAGCAGCACTAGCAGTGAAGACAGCGAGGAAGAGGAACTACAGAGATTACAAGCCATGCGTGAAAAAAAGA ATTtaaatgaagaggaagaaaaaaagaagcaaaaaagaaaaggcaaagagaaaacaaaattaaaaagactGAGGAAAAG ATCGTCCTCATCAAGTTCAGCTGAAGAGGATGAGCCAAagtcaaaaaagcaaaaatcacacaaaaaagaaaaggaaaagggaaaaaaacataaatCTAAGAAAGGAAGGCATcataaaaaggagaagaagaagagacgaaaggaaaaaagttcatCTTCTAACAGTTCAGACAGTTCAAGTAGTGACTGA